A genomic stretch from Heliangelus exortis chromosome 23, bHelExo1.hap1, whole genome shotgun sequence includes:
- the RNF207 gene encoding RING finger protein 207 isoform X2, with protein MSGGIFSPLGTCSELEKANCHPLVCLLCQEPYQHPCLLDCYHNFCASCLRGRASDGRLRCPLCGHPSVVRGGTGLPPVDRLLQFLVDSSADGEEDVHCANCDRRCAKAELDTMYFCNTCGQPLCAPCREETHRAKMFARHEIVSLSKRTKDIHKKCPLHEEPYIMFSTEKKSMLCINCFRDMQGESRAHCIDIETAYMQGCQRLDQAVMAVKELQTSTREAIVLLKAMIEEVRNSASEEEAAINSLFSRMQEQLSERKKALLKAVQSQHEEKEKAFKEQLAHLASLLPTLQVHLVTCSAFLSSANKAEFLDLGYQLMERLQRIVKLPHRLRPAQTSKINSEYRAEFARCLEPLLMLSPRRSLVGSAGGIGPGMAGTNMLPGGQCSKTLMVPSCPPADDKMSTSPMVRKPTMHRYISTKVLLAEGRETPFAEHCRNYENTYRTEIMSEILQKSLQMDVQIAAHYSAVEMMRSVFEEVWEETYQRVANEQEIYEAQLHDLLQLRQENSCLTTITKQIAPYVRSIAKVKERLEPRLQEPWEPREEPAQMLLKICDESEAAPRDTSPSGKEGDPASPEEGCSPGDPSPKSKECHRGQQSSGADGAARKEPTP; from the exons ATGTCCGGAGGCATCTTCTCCCCACTGGGGACCTGCTCGGAGCTGGAGAAGGCGAACTGCCACCCGCTGGTgtgcctgctctgccaggagccCTACCAGCACCCCTGCCTGCTCGACTGCTACCACAACTTCTGTGCCAGCTGCTTGCGGGGCCGGGCCAGCGACGGGCGCCTGCGCTGCCCTCTCTGCGG GCACCCCTCGGTGGTAAGGGGGGGCACGGGGCTGCCCCCCGTGGACAGGCTCCTGCAGTTCCTGGTGGACAGCTCGGCTGACGGCGAGGAGGACGTGCACTGTGCCAACTGCGACCGCCGCTGTGCCAAGGCG GAGCTGGACACCATGTACTTCTGCAACACCTGTGGgcagcccctctgtgccccGTGCCGCGAGGAGACCCACCGAGCGAAGATGTTTGCCCGCCACGAGATTGTCTCCCTCTCCAAACGCACCAAGGACATCCACAAGAAGTGCC CACTGCATGAGGAGCCCTACATCATGTTCTCCACGGAGAAGAAGTCCATGCTCTGCATCAACTGCTTCAGGGACATGCAGGG GGAGAGCCGGGCACACTGCATCGACATCGAGACGGCGTACATGCAGGGCTGCCAGCGGCTGGACCAGGCGGTGAtg GCTGTGAAGGAGCTGCAGACGTCCACGCGTGAGGCCATCGTCCTGCTGAAGGCCATGATCGAGGAGGTGCGGAACAGTGCCAGCGAGGAGGAGGCAGCCATCAACTCCCTCTTCAGCCGTATGCAG gagcagctctctgaaaggaaaaaggcGCTTCTGAAAGCTGTGCAGAG ccagcacgaggagaaggagaaggcaTTCAAGGAGCAGCTCGCCCACCTTGCCTCACTGCTGCCCACCCTGCAG GTTCACCTGGTGACCTGCTCAGCCTTCCTGAGCTCCGCCAACAAAGCCGAGTTCCTGGACCTGGGATAC CAACTGATGGAGAGGCTGCAGCGTATCGTCAAGCTGCCACACCGCCTGCGGCCAGCCCAGACCAGCAAG ATCAACAGCGAGTACCGGGCCGAGTTTGCCCGCTGCCTGGAGCCCCTCCTGATGCTCAGCCCCCGCCGTTCCCTGGTGGGCAGCGCCGGCGGCATCGGTCCCGGCATGGCTGGCACCAACAT GCTCCCTGGTGGCCAATGCTCCAAGACCCTGATGGTGCCCAGCTGCCCCCCTGCTGATGATAAGATGTCCACCAGCCCCATGGTGCGGAAGCCGACGATGCACCGGTACATCAGCACCAAGGTCCTGCTGGCTGAGGGGCGCGAGACCCCCTTCGCCGAGCACTGCCGCAACTATGAGAACACCTACAGG ACAGAGATCATGAGTGAGATCCTGCAGAAGTCCCTGCAGATGGACGTGCAGATTGCTGCGCACTACTCGGCCGTGGAGATGATGCGCAGTGTCTTCGAGGAG GTCTGGGAGGAGACATACCAGCGGGTGGCCAACGAGCAGGAGATCTATGAAG cccagctccatgACCTGCTGCAGCTGCGGCAGGAGAACAGCTGCCTGACCACCATCACCAAGCAGATCGCTCCCTACGTCCGCTCCATTGCCAAGGTGAAGGAGCGCCTGGAGCCCAG gctgcaggagccCTGGGAGCCCAGGGAAGAACCAGCCCAGATGCTGCTCAAGATCTGTGATGAAAGTGAAGCAGCTCCAAG ggacacctcacccAGTGGCAAGGAGGGGGATCCAGCCAGCCCTGAGGagggctgcagccctggagaCCCCTCCCCAAAAAGCAAAGAGTGCCACAGGGGCCAGCAGAGCAGCGGGGCTGACGGGGCTGCCCGGAAAGAGCCGACACCATAA
- the ACOT7 gene encoding cytosolic acyl coenzyme A thioester hydrolase isoform X3 produces MSRQLIRIMRPDDANVAGNVHGGTILKMIEEAGAIISTRHCNSQAGEPCVAALARVERTDFLSPVCIGEVANVSAEITYTSRHSVEVQVNVMSENILTGAKKVTNKATLWYVPLSLKNVNKVVEVPPIQYARKEQEDEGKKRYEEQKLDRLETKQRNGDLIFPVINPDRQTKEPHTVGYSQSSLIHLVGPSDCTLLGFVHGGVTMKLMDEVAGIVAARHCKTNIVTASVDAINFHEKIKKGSVITISGRMTFTSNKSMEIEVFVDADPFVDEPRERYRAVSAFFTYVSLSKEGKPLPVPQLLTETEDEKRRFEEGKGRYLQTKAKRQAQLQQAAQQ; encoded by the exons TCCATGGAGGAACCATCCTGAAGATGATTGAGGAGGCGGGAGCCATCATCAGCACCCGCCACTGCAATTCCCAGGCCGGG gagccCTGCGTGGCCGCGCTGGCGCGGGTGGAGCGGACGGACTTCCTGTCCCCGGTGTGCATCGGCGAGGTGGCCAACGTCAGTGCCGAGATCACCTACACGTCCCGGCACTCCGTGGAGGTCCAGGTCAATGTCAtgtcagaaaacattttaacag gagCCAAGAAGGTGACGAACAAGGCAACGCTGTGGTATGTGCCACTGTCCCTCAAGAACGTGAACAAGGTCGTTGAGGTTCCCCCCATCCAG TATgcaaggaaggagcaggaggatgaggggaagAAGCGATATGAGGAGCAAAAGCTGGATCGGCTGGAAACTAAGCAGAGAAATGGTGACTTGATCTTCCCTGTCATCAATCCAG ATAGGCAGACAAAAG AGCCACACACTGTGGGCTACAGCCAGTCCAGCTTGATCCACCTGGTGGGACCATCAGACTGCACGCTGCTGGGCTTCGTGCACGGAG gtGTCACCATGAAGCTCATGGATGAGGTCGCTGGGATTGTGGCTGCCCGCCACTGCAAGACCAACATTGTCACTGCCTCAGTGGATGCCATCAACTTCCACGAGAAGATCAAAAAAG GCAGTGTCATCACCATTTCAGGGCGCATGACCTTCACGAGCAATAAATCCATGGAAATTGAAGTTTTTGTGGATGCTGACCCATTTGTGGACGAGCCCCGGGAGCGGTACCGTGCCGTCAGCGCCTTCTTCACCTACGTCTCCCTGAGCAAGGAGGGGAAGCCCCTGCCTGTACCACAGCTGCTG ACGGAGACAGAGGATGAGAAGCGGCGCTTCGAGGAGGGGAAGGGCCGGTACCTGCAGACAAAGGCCAAGAGGcaggcacagctgcagcaggcTGCCCAGCAGTGA
- the ICMT gene encoding protein-S-isoprenylcysteine O-methyltransferase, with translation MMAAAAAAEVSRRGRLGREGRASLAAFLLGASVAALPVALGSPAALLAAPGLRGRLALALHVAAVNAALLLLYPRPLYKIAVRACFLGFAFGCGLLLSAGRSAWRHFGWYMCSLSLFHYSEYLVTAINNPRSLSLDSFLLNHSFEYNLAALSSWVEFTLEKFLFPELKQITWLSTVGLLMVIFGDCLRKAAMLTAGSNFNHIVQNEKSETHTLVTSGVYGWFRHPSYVGWFYWSIGTQVLLCNPVCVVGYTLASWRFFRERIEEEEITLIHFFGEEYLEYKRKVPSGLPFIKGVKVEL, from the exons atgatggcggcggcggcggcagcggagGTGTCGCGGCGGGGGCGATTGGGCCGGGAGGGCCGCGCCAGCCTGGCCGCTTTCCTTCTGGGCGCCTCGGTGGCCGCGCTGCCGGTGGCGCTGGGCTCCCCCGCCGCCTTGCTGGCTGCCCCCGGTCTGCGCGGCCGCCTGGCGCTGGCCCTGCACGTGGCGGCCGTTAACGCGGCGCTGCTGCTGCTCTACCCGCGGCCGCTCTACAAG ATCGCCGTCCGGGCCTGCTTCCTGGGCTTCGCCTTCGGCTGCGGGCTGCTGCTCAGCGCCGGCCGCTCGGCCTGGCGCCACTTCGGCTG GTACATgtgctccctctccctcttccacTACTCGGAGTACTTGGTGACGGCCATCAACAACCCGCGCAGCCTCTCGCTGGACTCCTTCCTGCTCAACCACAGCTTCGAGTACAACCTGGCTGCCCTTTCCTCCTGGGTGGAGTTCACACTGGAGAAGTTTCTCTTCCCAG AGCTGAAGCAGATCACCTGGCTGAGTACTGTGGGGCTGCTGATGGTGATCTTTGGGGACTGCCTGAGGAAAGCTGCCATGCTCACTGCTGGCTCCAACTTCAACCACATTGTCCAGAACGAGAAGTCTGAGACTCACACTTTGGTGACAAGTGGAGTGTACGGGTGGTTCCGTCACCCCTCGTACGTGGGATGGTTTTATTGGAGCATCGGGACACAG GTGTTACTCTGCAATCCTGTCTGCGTGGTGGGCTACACCCTGGCGTCCTGGCGCTTCTTCAGGGAGCGGattgaggaggaggagatcaCACTTATACACTTCTTCGGAGAAGAGTACCTGGAGTACAAAAGGAAAGTGCCATCGGGTCTCCCTTTTATTAAAGGAGTCAAAGTAGAACTGTAA
- the RPL22 gene encoding large ribosomal subunit protein eL22, whose protein sequence is MAPAKKPAVKGGKKKKQVLKFTLDCTHPVEDGIMDAANFEQFLQERIKVNGKAGNLGGGVVTIERSKSKITVTSEVPFSKRYLKYLTKKYLKKNNLRDWLRVVANSKESYELRYFQINQDEEEEEEED, encoded by the exons ATGGCGCCCGCC AAGAAGCCAGCAGTGAAAggtggcaaaaaaaagaagcaggtgTTGAAGTTCACCCTGGACTGCACCCACCCGGTGGAGGATGGCATCATGGACGCCGCCAATTTT GAGCAGTTCCTGCAGGAAAGGATCAAGGTgaatggaaaagcaggaaacctGGGTGGGGGCGTGGTGACCATCGAGAGGAGCAAAAGCAAGATCACGGTCACGTCAGAGGTCCCGTTCTCCAAGAG GTACTTGAAGTACCTGACCAAGAAGTACCTGAAGAAGAACAACCTGCGGGACTGGCTGCGTGTGGTGGCCAACAGCAAGGAGAGCTACGAGCTGCGTTATTTCCAGATCAAccaggacgaggaggaggaggaagaggaggattgA
- the ACOT7 gene encoding cytosolic acyl coenzyme A thioester hydrolase isoform X2, with protein MSERGAAGAGPAAIQVSRIMRPDDANVAGNVHGGTILKMIEEAGAIISTRHCNSQAGEPCVAALARVERTDFLSPVCIGEVANVSAEITYTSRHSVEVQVNVMSENILTGAKKVTNKATLWYVPLSLKNVNKVVEVPPIQYARKEQEDEGKKRYEEQKLDRLETKQRNGDLIFPVINPEPHTVGYSQSSLIHLVGPSDCTLLGFVHGGVTMKLMDEVAGIVAARHCKTNIVTASVDAINFHEKIKKGSVITISGRMTFTSNKSMEIEVFVDADPFVDEPRERYRAVSAFFTYVSLSKEGKPLPVPQLLTETEDEKRRFEEGKGRYLQTKAKRQAQLQQAAQQ; from the exons TCCATGGAGGAACCATCCTGAAGATGATTGAGGAGGCGGGAGCCATCATCAGCACCCGCCACTGCAATTCCCAGGCCGGG gagccCTGCGTGGCCGCGCTGGCGCGGGTGGAGCGGACGGACTTCCTGTCCCCGGTGTGCATCGGCGAGGTGGCCAACGTCAGTGCCGAGATCACCTACACGTCCCGGCACTCCGTGGAGGTCCAGGTCAATGTCAtgtcagaaaacattttaacag gagCCAAGAAGGTGACGAACAAGGCAACGCTGTGGTATGTGCCACTGTCCCTCAAGAACGTGAACAAGGTCGTTGAGGTTCCCCCCATCCAG TATgcaaggaaggagcaggaggatgaggggaagAAGCGATATGAGGAGCAAAAGCTGGATCGGCTGGAAACTAAGCAGAGAAATGGTGACTTGATCTTCCCTGTCATCAATCCAG AGCCACACACTGTGGGCTACAGCCAGTCCAGCTTGATCCACCTGGTGGGACCATCAGACTGCACGCTGCTGGGCTTCGTGCACGGAG gtGTCACCATGAAGCTCATGGATGAGGTCGCTGGGATTGTGGCTGCCCGCCACTGCAAGACCAACATTGTCACTGCCTCAGTGGATGCCATCAACTTCCACGAGAAGATCAAAAAAG GCAGTGTCATCACCATTTCAGGGCGCATGACCTTCACGAGCAATAAATCCATGGAAATTGAAGTTTTTGTGGATGCTGACCCATTTGTGGACGAGCCCCGGGAGCGGTACCGTGCCGTCAGCGCCTTCTTCACCTACGTCTCCCTGAGCAAGGAGGGGAAGCCCCTGCCTGTACCACAGCTGCTG ACGGAGACAGAGGATGAGAAGCGGCGCTTCGAGGAGGGGAAGGGCCGGTACCTGCAGACAAAGGCCAAGAGGcaggcacagctgcagcaggcTGCCCAGCAGTGA
- the RNF207 gene encoding RING finger protein 207 isoform X1: MSGGIFSPLGTCSELEKANCHPLVCLLCQEPYQHPCLLDCYHNFCASCLRGRASDGRLRCPLCGHPSVVRGGTGLPPVDRLLQFLVDSSADGEEDVHCANCDRRCAKAELDTMYFCNTCGQPLCAPCREETHRAKMFARHEIVSLSKRTKDIHKKCPLHEEPYIMFSTEKKSMLCINCFRDMQGESRAHCIDIETAYMQGCQRLDQAVMAVKELQTSTREAIVLLKAMIEEVRNSASEEEAAINSLFSRMQEQLSERKKALLKAVQSQHEEKEKAFKEQLAHLASLLPTLQVHLVTCSAFLSSANKAEFLDLGYQLMERLQRIVKLPHRLRPAQTSKINSEYRAEFARCLEPLLMLSPRRSLVGSAGGIGPGMAGTNMLPGGQCSKTLMVPSCPPADDKMSTSPMVRKPTMHRYISTKVLLAEGRETPFAEHCRNYENTYRMLQTEIQGLKDQVQELHRDLTKHHSLIKTEIMSEILQKSLQMDVQIAAHYSAVEMMRSVFEEVWEETYQRVANEQEIYEAQLHDLLQLRQENSCLTTITKQIAPYVRSIAKVKERLEPRLQEPWEPREEPAQMLLKICDESEAAPRDTSPSGKEGDPASPEEGCSPGDPSPKSKECHRGQQSSGADGAARKEPTP; this comes from the exons ATGTCCGGAGGCATCTTCTCCCCACTGGGGACCTGCTCGGAGCTGGAGAAGGCGAACTGCCACCCGCTGGTgtgcctgctctgccaggagccCTACCAGCACCCCTGCCTGCTCGACTGCTACCACAACTTCTGTGCCAGCTGCTTGCGGGGCCGGGCCAGCGACGGGCGCCTGCGCTGCCCTCTCTGCGG GCACCCCTCGGTGGTAAGGGGGGGCACGGGGCTGCCCCCCGTGGACAGGCTCCTGCAGTTCCTGGTGGACAGCTCGGCTGACGGCGAGGAGGACGTGCACTGTGCCAACTGCGACCGCCGCTGTGCCAAGGCG GAGCTGGACACCATGTACTTCTGCAACACCTGTGGgcagcccctctgtgccccGTGCCGCGAGGAGACCCACCGAGCGAAGATGTTTGCCCGCCACGAGATTGTCTCCCTCTCCAAACGCACCAAGGACATCCACAAGAAGTGCC CACTGCATGAGGAGCCCTACATCATGTTCTCCACGGAGAAGAAGTCCATGCTCTGCATCAACTGCTTCAGGGACATGCAGGG GGAGAGCCGGGCACACTGCATCGACATCGAGACGGCGTACATGCAGGGCTGCCAGCGGCTGGACCAGGCGGTGAtg GCTGTGAAGGAGCTGCAGACGTCCACGCGTGAGGCCATCGTCCTGCTGAAGGCCATGATCGAGGAGGTGCGGAACAGTGCCAGCGAGGAGGAGGCAGCCATCAACTCCCTCTTCAGCCGTATGCAG gagcagctctctgaaaggaaaaaggcGCTTCTGAAAGCTGTGCAGAG ccagcacgaggagaaggagaaggcaTTCAAGGAGCAGCTCGCCCACCTTGCCTCACTGCTGCCCACCCTGCAG GTTCACCTGGTGACCTGCTCAGCCTTCCTGAGCTCCGCCAACAAAGCCGAGTTCCTGGACCTGGGATAC CAACTGATGGAGAGGCTGCAGCGTATCGTCAAGCTGCCACACCGCCTGCGGCCAGCCCAGACCAGCAAG ATCAACAGCGAGTACCGGGCCGAGTTTGCCCGCTGCCTGGAGCCCCTCCTGATGCTCAGCCCCCGCCGTTCCCTGGTGGGCAGCGCCGGCGGCATCGGTCCCGGCATGGCTGGCACCAACAT GCTCCCTGGTGGCCAATGCTCCAAGACCCTGATGGTGCCCAGCTGCCCCCCTGCTGATGATAAGATGTCCACCAGCCCCATGGTGCGGAAGCCGACGATGCACCGGTACATCAGCACCAAGGTCCTGCTGGCTGAGGGGCGCGAGACCCCCTTCGCCGAGCACTGCCGCAACTATGAGAACACCTACAGG ATGCTGCAGACAGAGATCCAGGGCCTGAAGGACCAGGTGCAGGAGCTGCACCGTGACCTCACCAAGCACCACTCGCTTATTAAGACAGAGATCATGAGTGAGATCCTGCAGAAGTCCCTGCAGATGGACGTGCAGATTGCTGCGCACTACTCGGCCGTGGAGATGATGCGCAGTGTCTTCGAGGAG GTCTGGGAGGAGACATACCAGCGGGTGGCCAACGAGCAGGAGATCTATGAAG cccagctccatgACCTGCTGCAGCTGCGGCAGGAGAACAGCTGCCTGACCACCATCACCAAGCAGATCGCTCCCTACGTCCGCTCCATTGCCAAGGTGAAGGAGCGCCTGGAGCCCAG gctgcaggagccCTGGGAGCCCAGGGAAGAACCAGCCCAGATGCTGCTCAAGATCTGTGATGAAAGTGAAGCAGCTCCAAG ggacacctcacccAGTGGCAAGGAGGGGGATCCAGCCAGCCCTGAGGagggctgcagccctggagaCCCCTCCCCAAAAAGCAAAGAGTGCCACAGGGGCCAGCAGAGCAGCGGGGCTGACGGGGCTGCCCGGAAAGAGCCGACACCATAA
- the ACOT7 gene encoding cytosolic acyl coenzyme A thioester hydrolase isoform X1: MSERGAAGAGPAAIQVSRIMRPDDANVAGNVHGGTILKMIEEAGAIISTRHCNSQAGEPCVAALARVERTDFLSPVCIGEVANVSAEITYTSRHSVEVQVNVMSENILTGAKKVTNKATLWYVPLSLKNVNKVVEVPPIQYARKEQEDEGKKRYEEQKLDRLETKQRNGDLIFPVINPDRQTKEPHTVGYSQSSLIHLVGPSDCTLLGFVHGGVTMKLMDEVAGIVAARHCKTNIVTASVDAINFHEKIKKGSVITISGRMTFTSNKSMEIEVFVDADPFVDEPRERYRAVSAFFTYVSLSKEGKPLPVPQLLTETEDEKRRFEEGKGRYLQTKAKRQAQLQQAAQQ, translated from the exons TCCATGGAGGAACCATCCTGAAGATGATTGAGGAGGCGGGAGCCATCATCAGCACCCGCCACTGCAATTCCCAGGCCGGG gagccCTGCGTGGCCGCGCTGGCGCGGGTGGAGCGGACGGACTTCCTGTCCCCGGTGTGCATCGGCGAGGTGGCCAACGTCAGTGCCGAGATCACCTACACGTCCCGGCACTCCGTGGAGGTCCAGGTCAATGTCAtgtcagaaaacattttaacag gagCCAAGAAGGTGACGAACAAGGCAACGCTGTGGTATGTGCCACTGTCCCTCAAGAACGTGAACAAGGTCGTTGAGGTTCCCCCCATCCAG TATgcaaggaaggagcaggaggatgaggggaagAAGCGATATGAGGAGCAAAAGCTGGATCGGCTGGAAACTAAGCAGAGAAATGGTGACTTGATCTTCCCTGTCATCAATCCAG ATAGGCAGACAAAAG AGCCACACACTGTGGGCTACAGCCAGTCCAGCTTGATCCACCTGGTGGGACCATCAGACTGCACGCTGCTGGGCTTCGTGCACGGAG gtGTCACCATGAAGCTCATGGATGAGGTCGCTGGGATTGTGGCTGCCCGCCACTGCAAGACCAACATTGTCACTGCCTCAGTGGATGCCATCAACTTCCACGAGAAGATCAAAAAAG GCAGTGTCATCACCATTTCAGGGCGCATGACCTTCACGAGCAATAAATCCATGGAAATTGAAGTTTTTGTGGATGCTGACCCATTTGTGGACGAGCCCCGGGAGCGGTACCGTGCCGTCAGCGCCTTCTTCACCTACGTCTCCCTGAGCAAGGAGGGGAAGCCCCTGCCTGTACCACAGCTGCTG ACGGAGACAGAGGATGAGAAGCGGCGCTTCGAGGAGGGGAAGGGCCGGTACCTGCAGACAAAGGCCAAGAGGcaggcacagctgcagcaggcTGCCCAGCAGTGA